Proteins found in one Triticum aestivum cultivar Chinese Spring chromosome 4D, IWGSC CS RefSeq v2.1, whole genome shotgun sequence genomic segment:
- the LOC123100051 gene encoding very-long-chain 3-oxoacyl-CoA reductase 1 — MAYLQQAPAWFLWLASLGALYVAAFLPRLLVYLTHCLRRPEDLRLRYGTWAVVTGPTSGIGQSVALELARRGLNLVLVDLDAANLHEVSGTIMSRHAVQTMAVVFDLSLVSTPKGDEALRRLRDAVKKLDVGILVNNAGIAKPGAVFLHEADVEAWVRMIRVNLWAVTEVTAAVLPGMLRRGRGAIVNMGSASSEGINSFPLHTMYSATKRYVAQFSRSLYVEYKSKGIDVQCQAPFFVGTTMASGFAAAWRSSALVPTADTYARAAVGWIGKGGPLCVPNLRHRLLGWYLAAVPGGVQDWFCLRENLRHRKMLRRATSPRASACRPHGHGMPSE; from the exons ATGGCTTACCTCCAGCAAGCGCCGGCATGGTTCCTCTGGCTGGCCTCCCTCGGCGCCCTGTACGTCGCGGCATTCTTGCCCCGCCTCCTCGTCTACCTCACGCACTGCCTGCGCCGTCCCGAGGACCTCCGCCTGCGGTACGGCACGTGGGCCGTCGTCACCGGCCCGACGTCTGGCATCGGCCAGTCCGTCGCCCTGGAGCTCGCACGCCGGGGCCTCAACCTTGTTCTGGTTGACCTCGACGCCGCCAATCTCCACGAAGTCTCCGGCACGATCATGTCTCGACACGCCGTGCAGACCATGGCCGTGGTATTCGACCTCTCGCTCGTCTCGACTCCTAAAG gtgaCGAGGCGTTACGGCGGCTCCGGGATGCCGTGAAGAAGCTGGATGTGGGGATTCTGGTGAACAACGCCGGGATAGCGAAGCCGGGTGCGGTGTTCCTGCATGAGGCCGACGTGGAGGCGTGGGTGAGGATGATTCGCGTGAACCTGTGGGCGGTGACGGAGGTGACGGCCGCGGTGCTGCCCGGGATGCTGCGGCGGGGCAGGGGCGCCATCGTCAACATGGGATCGGCGTCATCCGAGGGCATCAACTCCTTCCCCCTCCACACCATGTATTCCGCCACCAAACG GTACGTCGCTCAGTTCTCCAGGAGCCTTTACGTTGAGTACAAAAGCAAGGGGATAGATGTCCAATGCCAG GCGCCGTTCTTCGTGGGGACTACGATGGCTTCCGGCTTCGCCGCGGCCTGGCGGTCGTCGGCGTTGGTGCCCACAGCCGACACGTATGCGCGCGCGGCTGTGGGCTGGATCGGGAAGGGCGGCCCGCTCTGCGTGCCCAACCTCAGGCACCGGCTCCTGGGGTGGTATTTGGCCGCCGTGCCAGGCGGCGTGCAAGACTGGTTCTGCCTGCGCGAGAACCTGCGGCACAGAAAGATGCTCCGGAGAGCGACATCGCCGAGGGCGTCAGCGTGCAGGCCGCATGGACATGGGATGCCATCTGAGTAG